A genomic segment from Micromonospora echinaurantiaca encodes:
- a CDS encoding Vgb family protein, whose product MQIDGSPYGVVTGRDGALWFTLVQQGRIGRVVPGGEPTFFQLDPPDGQPTVITTGHDGALWFTEHAGGRIGRIGVDGTVRAFDVASPYGIVAGPDGAMWFTQLQEDRIGRIDPAGRMSFVALPTEKAMPSAIAAGPDGLLWFTLNQGNAIGSVTVAGEVTLHPLPTGAAAPVGICAGPDRAMWFVEIGAGQIGRIDGAGTITEHPLPDRAARPHAIVAGPDDALWFTEWGAGRLGRITTDGTVTEYPLPGAEPHGLTVGPDGRIWVAMESGALVAAEA is encoded by the coding sequence ATGCAGATCGACGGTTCGCCGTACGGGGTCGTCACCGGGCGGGACGGCGCCCTGTGGTTCACCCTCGTCCAGCAAGGGCGGATCGGGCGCGTCGTGCCGGGCGGCGAGCCGACCTTCTTCCAGCTCGATCCGCCGGACGGTCAGCCCACGGTGATCACCACGGGGCACGACGGCGCGCTGTGGTTCACCGAGCACGCCGGCGGCCGGATCGGCCGGATCGGCGTCGACGGGACGGTCCGCGCGTTCGACGTCGCCTCGCCGTACGGCATCGTCGCCGGCCCCGACGGCGCGATGTGGTTCACGCAGCTCCAGGAGGACCGGATCGGCCGGATCGATCCGGCGGGCCGGATGAGCTTCGTCGCCCTGCCCACCGAGAAGGCCATGCCGTCGGCGATCGCCGCCGGGCCCGACGGGCTGCTCTGGTTCACCCTCAACCAGGGCAACGCGATCGGCAGCGTCACGGTGGCGGGGGAGGTCACGCTCCATCCGCTGCCCACCGGGGCCGCGGCGCCGGTGGGGATCTGCGCCGGCCCGGATCGGGCGATGTGGTTCGTCGAGATCGGCGCGGGCCAGATCGGCCGCATCGACGGCGCCGGCACGATCACCGAGCATCCGTTGCCGGATCGGGCGGCGCGGCCGCACGCCATCGTGGCCGGCCCCGACGACGCCCTCTGGTTCACCGAGTGGGGCGCCGGCAGGCTGGGACGCATCACCACCGACGGCACGGTCACGGAGTACCCACTTCCGGGTGCCGAACCGCACGGCCTGACGGTGGGACCGGACGGCAGGATCTGGGTCGCGATGGAGTCGGGCGCCCTCGTCGCGGCGGAGGCGTGA
- a CDS encoding GTP-binding protein: MDYGHSERPAGATPLPTAIKILVAGGFGVGKTTMVGAVSETRPLRTEEVLTESGVGIDDLSGVESKTTTTVAMDFGRITISDDLVLYLFGTPGQDRFWFVWDELALGAIGAVVLADTRRLADCFPSIDYFEGRGTPFVVAVNCFEGARQYRLDEVQAALNLDPGVPVLLCDARQRESSKEVLITLMEHAMKTRDARRRAAAD, encoded by the coding sequence ATGGACTACGGGCACTCTGAGCGGCCGGCGGGAGCGACCCCACTGCCCACCGCGATCAAGATCCTGGTCGCGGGTGGATTCGGCGTGGGCAAGACCACCATGGTCGGTGCGGTCAGCGAGACGCGCCCGTTGCGTACCGAGGAGGTGCTGACCGAGAGCGGCGTCGGCATCGACGACCTCTCCGGGGTGGAGAGCAAGACCACCACCACGGTGGCGATGGACTTCGGCCGGATCACCATCAGCGACGACCTGGTGCTGTATCTTTTCGGCACCCCCGGTCAGGACCGGTTCTGGTTCGTCTGGGACGAGTTGGCGCTCGGCGCGATCGGCGCGGTGGTGCTGGCGGACACCCGTCGGCTGGCCGACTGCTTCCCCTCCATCGACTACTTCGAGGGCCGGGGCACCCCGTTCGTGGTGGCGGTGAACTGCTTCGAGGGCGCCCGGCAGTACCGGCTGGACGAGGTGCAGGCGGCACTCAACCTGGACCCGGGGGTACCGGTGCTGCTCTGCGACGCCCGGCAGCGTGAGTCCAGCAAGGAGGTGCTCATCACGCTGATGGAGCACGCCATGAAGACCCGGGACGCCCGCCGCCGGGCCGCCGCCGACTGA
- a CDS encoding DUF742 domain-containing protein has translation MTVQGESAEHQWVDDHAGPVVRPYAVTRGRARPVTGTFDLISLVTATRADVTPEVGLGPEHLAIVGLCQRMQSVAEIAAHLDLPVGTIRVLLGDLVARNLVQVREPRNTAGLPDNSVFEAVINGLRAL, from the coding sequence ATGACGGTGCAGGGAGAGTCCGCGGAACATCAGTGGGTGGACGACCATGCGGGTCCGGTGGTGCGTCCGTACGCGGTGACGCGTGGCCGGGCCCGCCCGGTCACCGGCACGTTCGACCTGATCTCCCTGGTGACGGCGACCCGGGCCGACGTGACCCCGGAGGTCGGCCTGGGGCCGGAGCACCTGGCGATCGTCGGGCTCTGCCAGCGGATGCAGTCCGTCGCCGAGATCGCCGCCCACCTGGACCTGCCGGTGGGCACCATCCGCGTCCTGCTCGGCGATCTGGTGGCTCGCAACCTGGTGCAGGTCCGCGAGCCGCGGAACACGGCCGGCCTTCCCGACAACAGCGTTTTCGAGGCGGTAATCAATGGACTACGGGCACTCTGA
- a CDS encoding roadblock/LC7 domain-containing protein produces MAQKTASSADLTWLLDDLVGRVKQAEHAVALSTDGLLMASSQGLSRDDGEHLAAMAAGIQSLARGAGKRFGGGQVQQTIIEMQSSFLFVTAAGRNACLAVLASEDADVGLIAYEMAMLVTRVGKFVASPTRNAEQSAGEK; encoded by the coding sequence GTGGCGCAGAAGACGGCTTCGAGTGCCGACCTGACGTGGTTGCTGGATGATCTGGTCGGCCGGGTGAAGCAGGCCGAGCATGCTGTCGCGCTCTCGACGGACGGCCTGCTGATGGCCTCCTCGCAGGGACTCAGCCGCGACGACGGAGAGCACCTCGCGGCGATGGCGGCGGGCATCCAGAGCCTGGCCCGGGGCGCCGGCAAGCGCTTCGGCGGCGGGCAGGTGCAGCAGACCATCATCGAGATGCAGTCCTCGTTCCTGTTCGTCACGGCCGCCGGGCGCAACGCCTGTCTCGCGGTGCTGGCCAGCGAGGACGCCGACGTGGGCCTGATCGCGTACGAGATGGCGATGCTGGTCACCCGGGTCGGCAAGTTCGTCGCCTCGCCGACACGCAACGCCGAGCAGTCGGCCGGCGAGAAGTAG